In Neodiprion pinetum isolate iyNeoPine1 chromosome 6, iyNeoPine1.2, whole genome shotgun sequence, one genomic interval encodes:
- the LOC124221630 gene encoding uncharacterized protein produces MKRISLLYSGGCIIRQIFEAKNEIRRVEMADKTENVISAEVSTAECCRPRGRLRFPTTRWLIVRAYCHSSASHRRLPAGLREGTFMGDVDEEGCGVKIYKI; encoded by the exons ATGAAGAGAATATCGCTTCTCTATTCTGGGGGCTGCATCATCCGGCAGATATTCGAGGCGAAGAACGAG ATAAGGCGCGTCGAAATGGCCGATAAAACGGAGAATGTAATTAGCGCCGAGGTGTCGACTGCCGAGTGTTGCCGTCCTCGAGGTCGGCTTCGCTTTCCTACAACGCGGTGGCTCATCGTCAGGGCTTATTGCCACAGTTCGGCATCTCATCGCCGACTGCCGGCCGGCCTCCGGGAGGGAACATTTATGGGTGATGTCGACGAGGAAGGGTGCGGCGTCAAGATATACAA